Proteins co-encoded in one Heptranchias perlo isolate sHepPer1 chromosome 9, sHepPer1.hap1, whole genome shotgun sequence genomic window:
- the glrx2 gene encoding glutaredoxin 2, with the protein MTVMYLRASRRPSQWDLPWQRFREAETLGANVRCTHPSTAMLLPFKRMGQLFSRLSESHDDAALKFIRNQVLRNCVVIFSKTYCPYCTKAKNLFEEIGANFKAIELDQRSDGDYIQNILEELTGVRTVPRVFVNGKCIGGAVDTAKLHSNGKLLPLVLRCSPPCKLDESHYRHHSQ; encoded by the exons ATGACTGTCATGTATTTACGAGCGAGTCGCAGGCCCAGCCAGTGGGATCTCCCTTGGCAACGGTTTCGGGAGGCGGAGACTCTCGGGGCGAACGTCCGATG CACACATCCCAGTACCGCTATGCTTCTTCCTTTTAAGAGGATGGGACAGTTGTTTTCCAGATTATCAGAATCGCATGATGACGCTGCTTTGAAGTTTATTCGC AACCAAGTTTTGCGAAACTGTGTAGTGATATTTTCCAAGACCTACTGCCCTTACTGTACGAAGGCAAAGAACCTCTTTGAAGAAATAGGAGCCAATTTTAAGGCGATTGAGCTGGATCAGCGCAGTGATGGCGACTACATCCAAAATATTCTTGAGGAGTTGACTGGAGTTAGGACA GTTCCAAGAGTATTTGTCAATGGAAAATGCATTGGTGGTGCTGTGGACACAGCTAAGCTCCACTCAAATGGTAAACTACTGCCTTTAGTGTTACGATGTTCTCCGCCTTGCAAATTGGACGAATCCCATTATCGTCATCATTCTCAATAA